A region of the Pseudomonas sp. A34-9 genome:
CACAGCTTCGGGCTGCTCGCTCATTCCGACGGTGACGTTTTGCTGCACGCCTTGAGCGATGCCTTGCTCGGCGCTGCGGCGCTGGGTGATATCGGCAAACACTTCCCGGACACCGACCCGCAATTCAAGGGCGCCGACAGCCGCGCGCTGCTGCGTCATGTGGTCGCGCTGATCCATGCTAAAGGCTGGAAAGTCGGCAACGTCGACAACACCATCGTTGCCCAGGCACCAAAAATGGCCCCGCATATCGAATCGATGCG
Encoded here:
- the ispF gene encoding 2-C-methyl-D-erythritol 2,4-cyclodiphosphate synthase; this encodes MRIGHGYDVHRFAEGDFITLGGVRIAHSFGLLAHSDGDVLLHALSDALLGAAALGDIGKHFPDTDPQFKGADSRALLRHVVALIHAKGWKVGNVDNTIVAQAPKMAPHIESMRALIAADLQVELDQVNVKATTTEKLGFVGREEGIAVHSVALLLRA